Part of the Labrenzia sp. PHM005 genome is shown below.
CTTGGCTGGGCGCTGATGAAACTGATCATCCGTTATGCGAAAGCGGACGGGATCGAGACCATCAAGGGTGAAGTTCTGAAAGAAAACACCTCAATGATCTCGATGTGTCAGGCGCTCGGATTTAAGATCACAACATCCCCCGACGATGCGGGAATTTCAGATGTGATCTTGCCCGTTACGGATTTGCCTGAGGACAGCGCCTGATCTGTTGGCTCAACCCTTTTCGGCCGCTGCTCGGATCTGGCTGAGGCTGGCGCCAGGGGTGATGGCTTCCGGATCCAGCTTCAAATGCAAGATAGCCGGTTTGCCAGAAGCACGCGCCCGCTCATAAGCCGGACCGAACTCTTCGGTCGTCTCAACCGTTTCACCAAAGGCGCCATAACATTTCGCCAATTCGGCAAAATCCGGATTGACCAACTTGGTCGCCGATGGACGGCCCGGGTAGGTACGTTCTTGGTGCATACGGATGGTGCCATACATGCCGTTGTCGATGACCAGCACGATAATGTTGGCGGCTTCCTGACAGGCTGTACCGAACTCTTGCATGGTCATTTGCAGGCAGCCGTCCCCGGCAAAACACACGACCTCGCGGTCTGGGAAAGTAAGCTTTCCAGCGACCGCGGCTGGAAGACCGTAGCCCATCGACCCAGAGGTTGGGGCGGCTTGTGTGGCAAACCGGCGGAACCGGTGAAACCGGTGCAGCCATGTGGCGTAGTTGCCTGCGCCATTGGTGCAGACCACATCTTCCGGCAGGTTGTTCTCCAGCCACTCCATGACGCCGGACATCTGTAAACTGCCTGGGATTTCCGGTCGCGCTCCAGACCAACCCAGATAATCTTGATGGGCCTTTTCCGCTTCACCGGCGCCCTTTAGTTCTGCTGGTGGTTGCAGGCCTTCAACCGCCTTACAGAAAGCTGTCGGGCTGGCGTTGATCGACAAATCCGCCCGGTACACTCGGCCGAGCTCTTCAGCATCGGCATGAACATGCACCAGCTGCTGGCTCGGGGCCGGGATATCCAGCAAGGAATAAGACTGGCTCGGCATTTCCGACAGGCGGCCACCAACCAGCAGAATCAAGTCGGATGCTTTGACGCGGGCGAGCAGTTTCGGATTGATACCGATGCCAACATCGCCGGCATAGTTCGGATGCAGATTGTCGAACAGCATTTGACGGCGGAAGGAACAGGCAACCGGCAGATCAAACCGTTCCGCAAAGCGGGTGAAGGCGGCAACAGCTTCTTCGGACCATCGGCTGCCGCCGAGAATGGCGATCGGCCGTTCCGCCGCCCAAAGCCGCTTTTGCAAATCTGCCATTTGCGGCAGGCCTGGATAGGTCTCAACTTGCTGCCAGGCTGGCGGTTGAGCAACATCGGCGAGTTCCACAAGTGTGTCTTCCGGCAGAGCCAGAACCACAGGCCCTGGGCGTCCAGAAGTCGCGACATGATAGGCGCGGGAGATGAACTCCGGAACCCGGTCTGCGTGATCGATCTCCGCCACCCATTTGGCAATGCCGCCGAACATCTGGCGATAGTCGACTTCCTGGAAGGCTTCGCGCTCGCGCATACCCCGCTCTATCTGACCAATAAACAGGATCATCGGCGTGGAATCCTGGGCAGCCACATGGACCCCTGCGGACGCATTGGTTGCTCCGGGTCCCCGGGTCACCATGCAGATCCCCGGTTTGCCGGTCAGCTTGCCATGGGCGTCGGCCATCATCGCCGCGCCGCCTTCCTGGCGGCAGACGGTCACCGGGATGGATGCATCATGCAGAGCATCGAGGACTGCCAGATAGCTTTCACCTGGAACACAATAAACGCGCTCCGCTCCATGGCGCTCAAGCGCATCTACCAACAACTGGCCACCGGATTTCGCTCCGCTATTCATTCCCATCCCTCATGACATTAGGTTTGATCTATGGCAGGTGTTATAAACATAGTCCAATATTTGAGGCTCTGGCAGAGTGGCCCGTCACATTAATTTGCAATAACATCATTCCTTTTTGGATTGAATAGGCGATCAAGCACCTAACAACACAACGCTACCGACCTTGACAAAACGCAGCAAGATTACGCCACGATCAAAGATAGGAATTTCGCGATTCAATCACAGTAAATTCAATTTACACTATTGAAATTTTTAAGTGCGTTACTTTGATATCGGCTGTTATGTGTGATTACTGAAAGTTATCACAATGTCGAAATTAAGTATTCTTAAGGAGATCATTGTGAATAAACACGAGATCAAGTTGGTTCAAGACAGCTTCGCGAAGGCAGCCCCCTTAGGAGAGAAGGTTGCAGAGATTTTTTATCAAGAATTATTTGAAATAGACCCTGCGCTGAAATCTATGTTCAAGAACGATATGAAAGACCAGGGCAAGAAGCTACTGTCCGCCTTGACCATGATTGTCCGAAATCTGGAAAACACTGATGTGATCGTGCCTGCCGCCGAAAAGCTTGCAGTCAAACATCTCGATTACGGTGTGACTGCCCGGCACTACACGTTTGTTGGTAATGCACTTCTTCGAACCCTGAAAAAGGGGCTTGGAAACGAATTTACGCCCGAAGTGAGAGAAGCCTGGATTACAGCTTATCAATTGCTCGCGGACGTGATGCGCGCTGCTGCCTATCCGCAACAGCGCTCAGCAGCCCGTGGCTAGGGCCAGGACCCAAGTGTTTTTTAAACAGACTGAACGGTCACCACCTGGAAGGTGTGTAGGTCACCGTCTTCATCTTTGATCGAGACATATTCACCCGGTGTGAACGCGTGCGCTCCAAACCGGTAGCCCGCTTCATCGTCATCATCACCGTCAATGTCATAGTGGAACGCCCATGAACCGCCTGGACGGTGAATCAAATGACCAATCTCCTCGACCTCGTCGCCCCAGAATCGGCGCACGCGGCAATGATCGCGTTCTTTTTTCCAAAGACCGGCGTCAATATGGCCGGTCTCATCCAGTGGTGCTGTAAATTCATACCCATGACGCGCCGAGCCTTGCGGAAACTCTTTGGTCCGGGCCAGGTTCAGCCTGATCTTTTTCAAAGCTGGAAAGTCGTTCATGGAGCCCTCCTAGTGCTGACAAGTACTCTTATATGTGCCACATCGCTGTGACCTTACATTGAGAAGAATCAAACCTGTTAGCGCACCTGTGGGGCAAACTGCCCGTTAACAGACGAAGGACGGATCATGGATCGCACAGACACACAGAACGAGGCACTCTCCTATTTCGAAGGCCTCCCGTCCGACGACCCGTCCCGACCGGATGTGGTCCGCATCGACACCCACGCGAACGTAGTGTTTCTGGTTGGGTCAAAAGCTTACAAGATCAAACGCGCCGTCCAATTCCCCTTTCTCGATTATTCTACATTGGCGCTGCGTGAAGACGCCTGTAAAGCTGAAATCACCTTCAACCAGGCAAATGCACCCGAGATCTACCTCCGGGCGCTGCCAGTTACCCGTCAAGAAGATGGCTCCCTTGCCCTGGACGGAGGTGGCACTCCAATAGAATGGGCGGTTGAGATGAATCGCTTCGACCGCAGCAATGAACTGGACTCTGTCGCTGCCAACAGCGTTTTTTCTTATCGATTGTCCGAACAGCTCGCACAAATGATGGTGTCCGCGCACGCGCATGCTCCGCTGAGAAAGGGGCCGGATTTTTATTCCGAACTCGCTACCTATGTGGATCAAAATGATGCGGCCTTTCACGAGCATCCAGAGTTGTTTGCTTCCGATGAGGTCCATCATTTAACACGCGCTTCAAGAGCAGCCCTTGCGTCCATTCACGATCTGATCCTCAAGCGCGGTGAATTGGGCTTGATCCGGCGGTGCCATGGCGATGCGCACCTGCGCAACATCGTCCTGATAGATGGCAAACTGGTACTTTTCGATGCCGTGGAGTTTTCTGACGCCATTGCCACCAATGACATTCTATATGATCTCGCCTTTTTGCTGATGGACCTTTGGGAACGAGGTCAGCCGAAGGCCGCCAACAGGGTCTTCAATCGTTATCTGGACCTCAGCCCACTAACGGAAAATCCGGAAGGCCTCGCGGCCTTGCCGTTTTACTTGATGATGCGCGCGGCAATCCGCTCCAAAATCGCAGCTGCTTCAGCGCTCAACCAATCTGACCCGGCCTTGAAAGCGGCCCAACAAGCGCAGGCGAAAACCTATTTCAAGTATGCCTTGGGCTTTTTAGAGCCGTCACAGCCGGAGCTTTTGGCAATCGGCGGGCTTTCCGGCACCGGCAAGACGACACTGGCCTATGGACTGGCCCCGGAGATTGGCCGGGCACCGGGCGCGCGGGTGTTACGAACTGATGTCAAACGCAAAAAACTGCTTGGCCTATCAGAAACTGAAAAAGCCCCAAAAAGCGCCTATACCAAAGAAGCTTCCGACAAAATTTATCATGCTGTAGATGCCGAAATGCAGGCTGTGTTAGCTGCAGGTCATTCGGCGATTTATGATGCTGTTTTTGCGGCAGAAGCTGAGCGCACGGCCATTGAGACAGTGAGCGCACGGGTTGAGGCCGGGTTTCACGGTCTTTGGCTTAGCGCCGATGCTGACACACTGAAGCAGCGGATCAAAGCACGTGACGGCGATGCTTCTGACGCAACAGCCGAGATTGTTGATCAGCAACTCACCTACGATCTCGGCCGGATGACCTGGCCGCAGGTGGATGCCGGTGCCGACGCCGACACTGTTCTGCGTCAAGCAAAGGCAGCTTTATAATCTTTTGCCCAGAGCTCTAGAGGCCAGCTGCCCGCATCGCTGCGGCAGCTGCGGCAGCGCAGAAAACGGCCACATATTCCTTGCGCAATTTGATTTGCGCGGCCGCGGCAACGATCAGACATAATCCAACGGCCAGGCCGCCCTTCAAGATGATCGGCAAGATGGTCGAGACGATGATCGCCCCCGGGAGTGCTTCCAGCCCCCGTCGCACGCGGGGTGTCAACGGCATACGCCCCATGACCCAATAGCCGCCGGCACGTAAGGCATAGGTTGCCGCTGTCATCCCCAAAACGGCAAGTACAAACATCATGTCTGCGGAAAAAGCACCATCAGTCATCGAGATACGCCCCCGCAAATGCACCGGCTATCGCGCCGGTAAAGATGCTCCAGTAACCGCCCACCAAGGCCCAGGTGGCTGTTGCTACGACGCCGGCAACCAGCCAGCTCACAGTCTGACGTTTGCCCTTCCACAATGGAACCAGCAGGGCCGCAAAGAAGGCCGGTAGAATAACATCGAGACCAAAAGCCTTCGGATCAGAGATAAGGCTGCCAGCAAAGTATCCTGGGATCACAGACAAGGACCAGACGGTCCAAGTGATCAAACCGCTGCCCAGGTAAATCCCCCAATCCCGCGTGCCTTTGTCATATTCGGACAGGGATATCAGCCAATTGAGATCTGTCAGGAAGTAAAGAGCCGGATAGGTCTTATAGCCCGGCACCTGACCTAACCAAGGCCGCAGGCTGGCTCCGATCAGCAGCATGCGCATATTGACCGCTGCCGTCACACCAACCATTGCCACAAGCGTTCCCCATGTCAGGGGATCGCTGTAGACTTCCATGGCCACAAACTGGCTCGCCCCGGCAAACACCAGGGAATTCATCAATATGGTCTCCAGAAAGGTCAGGCCTTTTTGCGCTGCGACCGTGCCGAAGACCGCGCCCAGCGCGATAATTCCCGGAAACACGGGAACACACAAAAGAGCCCCCTGAACACAGCCTTTGAAGCTGAGGGTGACATTACGTTCCAACATATTTGTCCTGTAGCCGGCTTAGCCGGTCATCGATGGAATTCCAACCATCATTGTTCCTGATCCGCGCCAATAGGACCAATGAAACCTTTTCATCCGGTCTATCAATAATCGTGGTGGAACACGGCTCTTACATCATCACGTCATAGATCATGCGAAGGCCTGTAAACCCGAGGAACAGCGCAAATATCAGCTTCAGTTTTGACGGGTCAATCGCATGGGCGATCTTCGCTCCCAAGGGCGCTGCATAGGTAGACGCAGGAATGATCAAAAAGAAGCCGATCAGATTGACATAACCGAGTGAGAAGGGCGGCCGGCCTTCCGCGTTCCAACCGAAAAAGACCGACAACAGTGTTCCGGGTACCGCAATAATCAGTCCGATCGCGGCAGCCGTACCAACCGCCTTGCGGATCGGATAGTTGAACAAAGTCAATGTGGGTACGCCCAGTGTTCCACCGCCGATGCCCATCATCACTGAGATACCTCCGATCAGAAATCCGAGTACTTCCTTAAGGGGGGAACCTGGAAGAGTGTCAGCCAGCGCCGAGCCGTTTTTCCGGAACATCATGTTGGCAGAGACCGCAAGCGCGACCACGCCAAAGACCAATGTCAACGCGCCGCCGGAGATATTGCCGGCCAAGGTCGCACCAGCGACAACACCGATCGCAATCGCCCACCACCAGCGTTTTAGAAGATCCATATCCACGCTGCCGCGCTGATGATGCGCCCTCGCCGAGGACGTACCAGTTGCCAAAATAGTTGCAAGAGACGTTCCGACCGCAACATGCATCAGAACAGAAGGATCGATCTTCAAGGCAGTGAACATATAGTAGAGAACCGGCACGATCACGATGCCGCCGCCGACCCCCAAAAGACCGGCGATGATCCCTGCCACCAGGCCGGTTGCCAAAAGAGCCGCAGCCAATAGACCAAGCGAAACGAGACTGAGATCTTCCACCAGACGTCCTCATCATTTTATCAGGCGCATTTATCACAAGCTGCCCGTTCCTTAACGAAAAGACAGGAGCGCCAACTGCATACCGGCGTACACAATAGTGACGCCAGGCAAAAACGCCAGCCCACAACATTCATTCCCCGTTTGCACAAATGCAGCTGGTCTCCAGAGCAAGCCTCGATGCAGTTCCGCCACACCTCACTCAAAAACCGGACTACAACACACTTTATACTTGCATGTCAGGCAATCAATCCATGTGATGCGCGCCATCACAGGAGAGCCTATGCCAGCACATCGTCTTGCCGTTTATACATTCAACCAGTTTGTTGCCCCCTTCCAATCGGATGCAATCAAGGGGTTCCGGGATGCCGAACCTGGCGCTTTCGCCGCCATCGAAAATGCAAACGGTTTTTTCGCCCGGTCTGGTTATGACGGTGAAGAAGGACCGGAGAGTTGGGGCCTTCAGGTCTTCCCAAAGTGCTGGCAAAACTTGAATGGTGACGGCTGGGCGCCGTCCACCCTGTCCCTTTGGGACTCCATGGAAGCCTTGATGGCCGCGACCTATCACGGCGACCACGGTGATGCTTACCGGCAAGGCCACAAGTGGCACATAAAGGCTAATCACATTCCTGAATATGTGCTGTGGTGGGTCTCGGACGGCCACCGCCCGGACTGGTCCGAAGCGGTCGCCCGGTTCGAAAACCTCATTGCGGCCGGTCCAAATGCGCAGGCTTTTTCCTTCAAACAAGCCTTTGCACCCAATGGTCAGCGGATCAAACCGGACACCGCACGGATAAAGGCGCTCGCTGCGCTCAACCGAACTTTAAGCACCTCTGCTTGATCGGATCTGACGACTCTGATTGTTCAAGAATAGACGACTAATCGTCAAATGATGGCGCAATTGTAAATCACGACCGACACGACAATCTTAAGACCAACAATGCGGACCGTTCCGCCAAGCTCTTGAAAGGATTGTTGTTATGTCTCAGATCTACCGGGCATCCGAAGCACGCGGCGATGCTGATTTCGGCTGGCTGAAAAGCAAACATACGTTTTCTTTCGGCTCTTATTTTGATCCGAACCACATTGGTTTCGGCGCGCTTAGGGTCATCAACGAAGACCGTGTCGCGCCGACAGCCGGCTTCCCGACTCATCCGCATGAGAACATGGAGATCATCTCCTATGTGGTCTCCGGTGGGCTGGAGCACAAAGACAGCCTTGGCACAGGGTCTGTCATACGTCCTGGTGAGTTGCAGCGCATGAGTGCTGGCACTGGCGTCCGGCACAGCGAATACAATGCCTCGAGCACAGATCCGGTGCACTTCCTGCAGATCTGGATCGTGCCGGAAGAAGACGGACTTGCTCCGAGTTACGAGCAGAAGGCGTTTCCAACCGAGGAGCGTAAGGACGCTCTGCGGCTGATTGGTTCCCGCGACGGCCGCAACGGGTCGGTTACGATCAATCAGGATGTCGACCTTTACGGCTCGCTCCTGACTGCGGACCGCAGCCTTGCGTTTGACGTTCGTTCCAGCCGCAAGGTTTGGGTCCAGATCGTCAGGGGCAAATTGAATGTCAATGGCCAGCAGTTGACCGCTGGCGATGGCCTCGGGGTCCTAGAGCAAGGTGCACTTTCATTGAGCGCCCAGGAAGACTCAGAATTTCTGTTGTTCGACCTGGCCGCCTAACTGCACCAAATCCTGGAAGCGCGCAGTGCATTCCCTGCGCGTCCTATGTAGAGGAAACATCATGACCGAAACCGTCCTTCCGACAATCAGCCTGGAAGTCGAGGGAGCCAAAGGCCGCTACGTTGCCATCGTCGACGGCATCCCGGATCCAGCCGAATTAACTTACTCGATCGTCAACGACCGCCTGATTATTGCCGATCACACTGGCGTGCCGGACACGATGCGCGGGCTTGGTGTCGGCAAAGCACTGGTGGAACGACTGGTCTCTGATGCACGGGAAAAACAGTTCAAGATCATGCCGCTATGCCCCTATGTAAATGCCCAGCGACAAAAACACCCAGAATGGGCGGACGTTTTCCAGAACTAACGCTGTTGGATCAGTTGCGCCGAAGAGACGGTTATGCCCTCCTGAATGACAACGCTGGTCGGAACACCGCAGCCACGCAGCGTGTGAAGCGCGTCGGTCAGGAGGTCTCCGGCCTGCTCAAAGGCGGCGGAAGTTATGTCGGGCCCTGCAGAGCGAATACCGTCGGCTGCCTCGCGCAAACCAACCAGATTGGCATTCAGCTCCGTCAATTGACGTTTCAGCTCCGGATCTGCTTTCAGGCTTGGGCTTTGCAACCACTCTGATATCTCTTGAACCCGATCATCCAGGTTTTCCAAATTGTCTTTGAATTCCGCCGGCGTGACTTGCAGGCGTGCAAGCGTTGCTCCCGTCACCGCGCCGGCGACACGGGTACCGGCTTCTTCAACCTGGTGAAGCACCAACAACGCCAAAACACTTGCAGCGATCACCAGTAAAGCCGTTGCATTGATCAGGGCCAGCAGCAACTGTCCTGGCAGCCGGATCAATCTGCCCCAAAGTCCCTGCCGCTCTTTCGCCATTGCCGTATCTCCCTCGTACCTGCCGCCGGAAAACAGTCGGCGCTGTCAGATTGAAGTCTGTTCAAGAAACACGGCAAGCTAACACGGTTCCGTTAAGGGAGTTCCCAACGTACCTGATGCGCGAAATTTATTATTTGTGGGGGAATGGTACAGACGAGTGGATTCGAACCACCGACCTTCGGAGCCACAATCCGACGCTCTAACCAACTGAGCTACGTCTGCATAAGGCCTGAACTAGCGCGGGCTATATTTGCCCGGTCCGCCGATTTCAAGGGCGACTTCTAACGCCGTTTTTTCCGTCCGGCAAGCGCCAATTTTTAGAAAAATACAGCTTGTTGAAAAGCAAATGCCCGAAGCGAGAGGCTCCGGGCATAAAAACTCGTCACGGCATAGATGCCTGCAGTCTTAGTTGACCTTCAAATCCTTGAAGGACTTTTCGACCGCTTCCTTGACCGGAGCAGAAACGTCGGTGCTAAGCTTGGTGGCCAGTTCCTGCATTTCTTTGGTCTGGGCGCTTAGCGTGTCAAATTGCTGACGTGCAAACGTGGACTGCAGCTCGATGGCTTCGGCAACAGTCTTTACAGACATGATGTCTTTCATGAAGCTGAAAGTCGCATCAACGTTAGCTTTGGCCGCATCAACAGCCTTGTGATTGAACTCAACCACGCCCTGGCGGGAAGTTTCAAAAGTATCTTCCATCAGATCGGTTGCATCTTCAGCAGCGGTTTTCACCTTGGCGTAGGCTTCACGTGCGTTTTCGATGCCTTGTTCGGTTGCTTCACGGAAAGCAGCCGGAACTTCCATTTTCGGCATTGCGAAAGCTTCAAAGTCCGGGAATGCAGCGGCAGCGGCCGGAGCAGCTTTGGCTTTGGAAGCACGGGCTTTGGTAGCCGGTTTTGCAGCAGTTGTCTCAGTCATGATCTCATCTCCTAGAGTCCGGATGCGATCATTGGTGAAAATCATCTCCGCCGGTCGTCTCCCGGCGGACCCTGTCGTCATCCGCATCCCCTACATAGGACACCTCTTGTTGCATTGCAATATTTTTTTGCATTGCACAATCAACTTTCCGTCGCGTTCATGCGGTTTTCCCGGGATGCAAATGCCCGGCACACGACCAAGAATTGATTTTCCGGATGTTCTCGCAGGCGCCAGCAGGTGGATGGGAATGCCACTGAAGCAAAGGCCTGACGCTTGCCGCTGGGCGGTAAGTTCCTTGCTCATAATGGTTTGGCGCAGGGATCTGCGCCAAACTCCTTGATACTCTTCTGATTGGGGTCAGTCCTTTTGAGACGCCGCTTTGGTCGCTTCGGAAACAGTCTTTGTGGCCGAATTGGAGAACTCCCGTGCCTGTTCTCCAAGGGCTTCCATCTGGGACCGCAGATAGTCCTGCTGCAGCTTCATCATATCTTCGACACTGCCCGCCCGTGCGAGATCCTGAGCGAACTTAAATGCAGAATTGACGTGTTCTTCGGCATAGCTCAGGGCTTTTTTGTTGGCGTCTGCCGCCCCCGCCTGCACGGCATGAGCGCTTTCTTCCACATTGCTGACGGCCTTGTGGGTTGCACCCATTAAATCGTCAAAAGCCTTACGTGCTTGATCTACGCTCTTTTCAGCAAAATCACGCATTTGATCAGGCACTTCAAAACCGGTCTTATCAGCTGTCATTCTGGCATTCCTCGGTTTGGGAGAAGAATTGAAATTCGTACTTGCAAGAACTTTCCATGCCAAAAATTCGTAACATGCATATGGCAGCGCGGCAAATACATGCCCTCCGATTAACCACGCCTTCATGTAAGTCCTTTAGCAACCGTGCTTATCGTGGACGATACGGCTGTTTCCCGGTATTAACAGAGTGTTAACATTGCTGATGAAAGCCCGGCGGGCGCGTTACACCTCCCTTGCCGGATGACCATTTGGAGCAGAGCATGGACCATCAGACCCAAACCTTTCTGGACCTGACTGGCACGACCGATTTGGTCGAGCTTGTGCCAGATCGGCGGGCGGCATGGTTGTGGTCCTCGGATGGTGGACGCGTGCTTTGGGCAAACGCGGCTGGCGCTGCTTTCTTTTCTGCACAATCCATCAATGATTTAGCAAATTTGGCTGCGTTGGAGCGCTCGCCTGCCCGTCCACATATTGCACGTATAGCCGCTTCTGGGTTTACCGACCGCTTCAGTATCGACCGCCTGCGGTTCTACCGCGGTCTCAGAGTTATGTTGCTGACCTGCCAGTGCAAAAAGGTAGACCTCGCAGATGGCGAAACCGCAGCTCTGATAGTCTGTGCCGACAAAGGATTTACGACGACCAAAGATCCGGTCACGACGTTTGCACATTTGGTGGCTGGGGCTGAGACATCTGTGTTTGTCACCGACAACGGTGCTGTAAAAGAAACCACTGGAGCATTGACTGGCACTCCGGAAAACCTGGAATTGCCCAGGGGCCAAATGGCGCTTTATGGACCTCTTGACTTGGCTGGCGCCTTGCACAACGGCGCGGTTTTTAAATTGCCAGACGCGCAAAAACTCGTCGTGCTGGACAACCAAGAGATTGAAGCCGGTCTGCAAGATACGCCTCTGCCCGCTGCCGATACGGCTGAAGAACTCCCCGATCACCCGACCGAAGGAACTGGCGAAGAACCCTCTGCTTGGGCCCGGGCCGATGCTCTAGACACGGAACAGCAGCCCAGCGCGCTGCACGACACGGTACCGGAAACAGGCGACAAACTAGAAACCTCAGCATCAGACACGGTCGACGATGTACTGGTGAACACGGCTCCAGAAAACAGCGCGACAGGTGAAGAACTTCCAGTCGCTGAATTGGATACCGAAGAACCTTCCGAAGCAGGCGATGCTGCTGGAGACGGTGAGGTCATGGAGGCTGCCGCGTCCTTAGATGATACGCCGGAAGCAACCGAAGACACCGATGCGGTAGAGGAAACTGCTGTCCCTGAAACAACAGCTGAACTTGTTCCGGACGATGCTGAAGACATCAAGACCGAGGAGTTTGTTTTTCAGCCAGGGCGGCGGCCGGTCCGCTTTGCCTGGAAAATGGATATCAACCAGCGCTTCACGTTCCTGTCCGATGAGTTTTCTGAGGTGGTGGGACCGGCAAGCGCCGACATCGTTGGCTTGACCTGGGCCGAAGTTGCCGACCGGTTCGACCTCGATCCACGCGGCAGCATTGCCAGGGCACTCGACCGCCGCGACACCTGGAGCGGCAAAACCGTCGATTGGCCAGTCACAGATGCCGCGCTCCGCGTCCCTGTCGATATGGCGGCGCTGCCAGCGTTTGACCGCAACCGGAAATTTGAAGGTTACCGCGGCTTTGGTGTTTGCCGGGCAGCTGATGCCAAACCTGGTAGCCGGATCGCAGTCCTCAGCCCGGCCATGGCGGCCTTTGATGAGGGTCTCGGGGTAGATGACGCTGATACTCCAGCAGAACCCGACAAACCTGTAGCTGAAACTGCATCAGAAATTGCGGAAGTGGAGGTAGAAACCCAAGTTTCTGCCATTGAGACAGCAACACCAGAAACGGTTGAGGCTGTCTCCCCCCCTGCCCCGGCTGCAGAAGAGCTTAAGCCAAAACAACCGGATGCGTTGGCCGGCAAAACATTTATCGGCGCCAGCGCCGCGGCCTTGGTGGGATCCCTTGCCCGCTTTACTGGAACGACACCACCACCCAAAACAGAACATACCGCTCCGGCGGCACCGTCACTCAATCCCTCTCAAGATGATGCGGACACAGCCAATCCAGATCCGGATGACGTTTCCGAGGAAACCGCAGCAAACGATGCTGACACCGCGATTGAGGAACCGCTGACGGCTGCCGTTGCTATGGACGAAGTTCTGGAGCAGGCGGCTGCGCCTTCAACTACAGAAGAAACACCCGCGTCTGAACCAGTTGAGCCTGCCGAAAATGTCGAAAATGAATTGGCTGACGAGGGCGCGTCAGAAGCGTTTGAAGAGACACCGCCTACTGATGACAGCGGATTGATCACCGAAAACGCCGACGATGAAACCGGCGATGTAGAACCATCTGCTGCGGATCTACCGGCCGATGCTGAGATCGAAACGCCAGCAGACAGCTCAGCCTCTGCGGAGACCGAAACATCATTGGCAGATCTCGAAAGCTCCGAAGATGAACCCGCGGGAATCTCTGGAACAGCTTCTCTTGATGCCGCTGAAATTGA
Proteins encoded:
- a CDS encoding GNAT family N-acetyltransferase produces the protein MTETVLPTISLEVEGAKGRYVAIVDGIPDPAELTYSIVNDRLIIADHTGVPDTMRGLGVGKALVERLVSDAREKQFKIMPLCPYVNAQRQKHPEWADVFQN
- a CDS encoding pirin family protein, which gives rise to MSQIYRASEARGDADFGWLKSKHTFSFGSYFDPNHIGFGALRVINEDRVAPTAGFPTHPHENMEIISYVVSGGLEHKDSLGTGSVIRPGELQRMSAGTGVRHSEYNASSTDPVHFLQIWIVPEEDGLAPSYEQKAFPTEERKDALRLIGSRDGRNGSVTINQDVDLYGSLLTADRSLAFDVRSSRKVWVQIVRGKLNVNGQQLTAGDGLGVLEQGALSLSAQEDSEFLLFDLAA
- a CDS encoding phasin; the encoded protein is MTADKTGFEVPDQMRDFAEKSVDQARKAFDDLMGATHKAVSNVEESAHAVQAGAADANKKALSYAEEHVNSAFKFAQDLARAGSVEDMMKLQQDYLRSQMEALGEQAREFSNSATKTVSEATKAASQKD
- a CDS encoding ATP-binding protein; translation: MDHQTQTFLDLTGTTDLVELVPDRRAAWLWSSDGGRVLWANAAGAAFFSAQSINDLANLAALERSPARPHIARIAASGFTDRFSIDRLRFYRGLRVMLLTCQCKKVDLADGETAALIVCADKGFTTTKDPVTTFAHLVAGAETSVFVTDNGAVKETTGALTGTPENLELPRGQMALYGPLDLAGALHNGAVFKLPDAQKLVVLDNQEIEAGLQDTPLPAADTAEELPDHPTEGTGEEPSAWARADALDTEQQPSALHDTVPETGDKLETSASDTVDDVLVNTAPENSATGEELPVAELDTEEPSEAGDAAGDGEVMEAAASLDDTPEATEDTDAVEETAVPETTAELVPDDAEDIKTEEFVFQPGRRPVRFAWKMDINQRFTFLSDEFSEVVGPASADIVGLTWAEVADRFDLDPRGSIARALDRRDTWSGKTVDWPVTDAALRVPVDMAALPAFDRNRKFEGYRGFGVCRAADAKPGSRIAVLSPAMAAFDEGLGVDDADTPAEPDKPVAETASEIAEVEVETQVSAIETATPETVEAVSPPAPAAEELKPKQPDALAGKTFIGASAAALVGSLARFTGTTPPPKTEHTAPAAPSLNPSQDDADTANPDPDDVSEETAANDADTAIEEPLTAAVAMDEVLEQAAAPSTTEETPASEPVEPAENVENELADEGASEAFEETPPTDDSGLITENADDETGDVEPSAADLPADAEIETPADSSASAETETSLADLESSEDEPAGISGTASLDAAEIESAVKSLQKSYKKSTEPEPDLFEGNDAESSEAPVDRAAVSASESEETLAETDDTAADEAEIEVSETNSEEDDSQHEALSVDTTDEEPEHSDNAADEEREFFEETAAFEAEELAKEFEEDLAASDNVETLPPAHGDNVIPLATVKPRVVPVDTSGLSRPERQAFRKIAEALGARLEGDLDGWDEPDTEEPDLPELPPEVPEAGPIDPTLLDRLPIGIAIAYDRDVLYANKALLSLLGYRSIAALSEAGGLEALFIDETEDLPDAEGMVGELDETMKVRLADGGVRSVDAHMHSVPWNGSRGLMISITERTAKPAAAGVAPASPNFFAEVRGELDRARDQISEMDTILETATDGVLVLDENGTILKVNGSAEALFSASRGEMIGKPFIDFLAPESHSLAKDYLDGLSRNGVASILNDGREVLGKVPSGGLIPLFMTMGRISGADDTKFCVVLRDITQWKTAEEELTQAKRQAENASSQKSDFLAKISHEIRTPLNAIIGFSEVMMEERFGSIGNERYKDYLKDIRTSGSHIMSLVNDLLDLSKIEAGKQELQFSSVSANEIINECVALMQPQANRERVIIRASVPDTVPNIVADQRSLRQIVLNLLSNGIKYNKSGGQVILSTTLEANGEVALRVRDTGSGMTPKQLAAALEPFRQVHTARRGGGTGLGLPLTKALAEANRAQFHIDSTPDQGTLVEITFPTERVLSE
- a CDS encoding phasin; protein product: MTETTAAKPATKARASKAKAAPAAAAAFPDFEAFAMPKMEVPAAFREATEQGIENAREAYAKVKTAAEDATDLMEDTFETSRQGVVEFNHKAVDAAKANVDATFSFMKDIMSVKTVAEAIELQSTFARQQFDTLSAQTKEMQELATKLSTDVSAPVKEAVEKSFKDLKVN